The DNA region AGTAATCACCAATGATAAACCAACACTAAACAGGACGGATCAAAAACATGGTTACTTCATCTATAGGTAACTTGAGCAGCACGATCAACCAAAATGTGCCTTACATGTATGGACGAAGCAAATTACTTAGTACGGAGTAGTGACAAGCTAAGTTTAACTTCAAAATGCTTGCTTTTACAGACTGATGATGGCAGCCCTGCAAGAATGTTTTCTGCGGCATGCGTTGTACACTCGGTGAAGAAGCAGTGGACAGCGCTTACTTAACTAAGGCTAGCTGGGGATTAAATCAAAGAAGGGCAGCTTGACGTGTCCTCTGAATGCTACCTTGACCCCATTGACCCACACGACAGTTAAGGGCTACCCAACACGTCCGAAAGCTGACGATCTGGTCAGTTAAGGCAGGCGCGAAATTAGCTGCACGCGCGCGTCACGACGAGGGCTCGCTCGCTCTAGTATCATCGGTATTAGCAGCAACCAGCGAGCGCTCCACCCTCCTCTACTCTAATCTTAACCGAGCCGCGGTCATGGTCGTCGTCGAGCCGATCACGCAAAGCCCGGGAGGCGAGCGAGGGAGATCACCGAATCCCCCAGTACGCACCCCGAGGCGTCCCTTGCCGCTTTCCCCCTCCGtttcgcgtgcgcgcgcggccggccggctcaGCTCGCCGTCGCTGTCGCCCTCCCCGGCGCCCACGACGACACCGCGCCGGGCTGCCGCCCAATCCGGGCGCGGCCGCGGAGAGATCCTCGCTCCCCCACTAAACATTTGATACTAGCTAGCTTGATTAGGCCGCTAACCAAAGGGGGCGAGGCCCGAGGAGATTAGGTTTGGTGGGTTGGCGGATTATGCTGGTGATTGGGGAGGGACTGTTATTAATTTACTATAAATAAATGGCGTCGGGATTCCACGAGTTGGAGATGGGGAAACAGGGCGGGGAGGTGTCTGAGATAAGGATGGCACTCGCATAGTTTAAGCGCCGGCTCTCTCTCTCGCAGTACTAATCAACGGccacttgggggggggggggggggagggttcagactggatgactaatcAATTGCCAAACTGCGCTGCGCGTGTGGTGCGTGAGGCGCCATGCGCATCAGCCCCGTGCCGTGCCAAAGGGGGCCTCACTTGCTAGTAGTAGCTTTGGTAGCTACTAGGCATGTGACAGGGAATCATGCGCACACCCGGGGTGCTCTACACTTGGCATCTTTTTTTTACTACTGCCAAACTTTTGTTTACTGGCACCGCAACAGACCCTGCAAAAAAAACCTAGATTTTCGCGTGATTCCAGGCCAGGGAGTAGTCAGCAAGATGAAAAGAGCAAACAGGCGAGAAAAGGACAGCACGCACGCGGGGCCAGCCAAGGAGGCGAAACTGCACTGAAGTCAAAAGCTGGGTGCATGCTTAAGAGCTCATTAAGCTCGCTGGGGTTTGTAAAGGATGCATTGCAATGGGTAGTTGTTGGGAGCTTACTGCGCGGTTTGCCGTGCCCTAAACAAAAGCGACGATCCTTATCCGGTCTCCACGGCGCGGGGGACGCCCGATTGGCCGGCCCCGGCGAGGTTGGTGACTACAGGGGTTGGGTTGGATCATGGACGCACGTGAAGGGCGGGCGAGTCGTACGCGCCGGTCAGGCCAGGCCGGATAGGTCCAAAGCTAGTCGTACCACGGCGCCGTTTGTTTAGCGCCTTAACCTGGTGTGTTAAAGCGAGGATGCCTAGATTTGCGCTAgtgtgtgtgtgcgcgcgcgcgcgtgtcgTCGTCCTACGCCTGAACTGAAGGCAAAGAGGTAAAGAGGGTAGAGAAAGTTTTAGCTGATGATCAATCTACATGCTGATGGATCGTACATATTCCGTTTGCACATCGTGTTCTCGGCATTTTCTTTTCCGTGCATGCATGCGGTCAGTGGATGGATCAGTTGCCTGCGCAGCACGTATCTACGCCTTATCCTCTTGCCGAAACTGGGGCGTGAGGAGTTACGGTTGTGGACGTGAGTTCCAAAAATAAGCAGTGCGGCAGAACACGCTCAGATGGAGGTTCATTCGATCAATAAGCTTGTCTTTTGTGCAGGCAATTGTTCATCAATACTACCTGATAATTTAATTAGGTGCAAATAAAGAATGCTCATGGATTTCATCCCGTACATGTGCAGTAATAGTAGTATTATATATGTGGACTACTCCATGTACGGAGTACTTGAAGGTTTTGCCTAGTTTAAGAGGCCTATATATGTAGCTACAATTCAACTACAGGGGTGAATCATAGATATTTTGTTCTCCATTGGGTATATTTTTCATCCTTTTTATCCCATGAGAAATTAAAGaagtgtgtgtgtatatatatatatatatatatatatatgataatGAGATACATACGTAGGAGTAGTTAGAAGCACGTGTagaatgatttttttttctggGATAGAATTTTCGAACTTTTGGGGCACCTGTTCAACGTGGCTATAAACCTATAGCTATAGGTACCGGCCGCAAAGTCAAGCCTGCCACTGGTCGACCATCAGTACGTAAGTTTACCGGATGACGGAAAGGCGCCTGCCGCCCACTCGGCGGATCGGAGCAGCTACGACGCGGCCGCGGCATCGCCACATGCCCACATGCAGCTAGCTACGCTCGCACCGTACGCGCACGGCGCACCCCTGATGAGTGATCGGTCGATGACTGCCACTGCCCACTGGGGCTCCACCGTCACCTCCGGAGCCCAACCCAACGCAACCACCCCCGGCCGGTCAGTTCTCCCTGCCCTGACGCAACAGCTTCGTCTACCACCCAGCCAGCCAGAGGCAGGGCTACCTCTCCCTAGAGTAGCCACGCTTGTTCTTTCCGGGAAATAGAAAGGGCGGGCGGGTGCGGCAACGGCATGGGTGCTGTTCACCCGCCCAAATCAAACGCGCCTCGCTCCGTATAGCCCCTGTAGCTAGGTGTCCGGCTAACTGGCTCTGGTAGTCTCTCGGTCACGTACGCCATGCATGGGTGATGATAGAGAGAGGGGGGCTAGAGAGAGAAGCAGCACGGCTGGCCGGCCAATGGATCGAGCGCGGCAcggccggccggggcccgggTCACGGCCATTTGGCTGGCGCACTCGTCGTCGCACGTACGACGGGTCAGTTATCCATCACCCACGACACGACGCGCCCGCCCCGCGCTTACTTTTCTTTCCCGCGATGCATCCGAGTTGCCCTCCACTCCCCGCCCCAGCTCGGTCCAGGTGCAGCGTACGCGCGCAGCTGTCGGGGCAGCCAGGCGCCAGAGCACCGGCGCCGGCCGCAGGACAGCATGTCCTGCTCACTCGCCTGGCGGTGCCGCCGAGCTCAGCAGCGCGCCGGGGCATCATCCATGGACCATGGGCAGCAGGCATCATCGGCTTGACTAGAGTCCGTCGCGGCGGGTAGGGTGGGGCGCGGTGGGCGCGCCCGCCCGGCCGCGCGGTCGCTTTCCCTCGAAAGCCTGGCGCGGATAGGATAGGTCTGCCCTGCCCCTGGTGCGCGGCGCAGGCTTTCCATCCCATCGGCTTTGGACGCGCGCGCACGGGAGGCCGGAGAGACgcgtggcggcgcggcgggcgcacGGCCCCGGGGCGCCGGGCTCGCGGCGGGGGCCGCGACACGTTCGAGGCGTCCCATGTGCGCGCGACGAGACAGCGAGACCGATCGGTCGAGGCGAGGCTGGGTCCGCGCCACCTGCTGGATGCTGCTGCCTTTGCCCTCCTCCTCGTCTCTGATCTTTCCACGGCCTGCCCCTCCGCCGGCCGTGCACGACCGGGCAGCAGCACCAGTCTGCAGGCAGGCATCCTCGTGTAGGCGTAGCCCTAGCCCCCCTCCTATCCATGCACGCGACGCATCACCGGCCCGGCCATTCAATATTCCCTACCACCGTCTCTTCTCTCTCTGGTCAGTGGGCACGCACGGCACTTATGGTTAGTTTCCTTTCTCCATTGGCCGGCGGCCACTGGCGCGCTGAGCACAAGGGTTTCCGGGCCACCAGGGACCCTGTCAAGCAGAGGCGTCAAATCTTGCTGCTGCTAGAAATGGGGATGCGGGGATTAGGTTCCCGGAAGCTGCAGGTTTACATGCATGCATGATTGGATCCAACGGATCCTTCAGATTTCGTCCGGTAACCGACCATCAACCAAATTAAGCAAATTTGATTGATGCTTAACTGGCTGTAACGATGGTTTAAGATCTTGTTGGTCACCAGAAGATGACGCAACGCAAGTTTACACTTTGACTGCACAGCGGATGTACATGTATACAGTTAGTTCCCTCCTGCTCAGGTGATCTGCTGCGCGCGCGTCGTTGTCGTCCACCACCCTGGCCACTTCATGCACACGCCGCGAATGTCCGCACGTCCAAATCTGTCACTCGACCAAAAGAGGATAACAGTGAAGTAAAGGCTGACTAGAGAACTGATCGAGCAATAAGCATCTATAAACAGAGAACCTCACATCATCAACATGGCACTTGGCTAAAACTCGATGATATGATATAGTCGCCATGACTTCATATATAGCGTCGTCAGCAAGGGCCTCAGATGCGTAGGTCTTGTTCGGTTAATCCTCCTCTAAGAAGGTTGGAGGGAATCGAGGGGAAATGAAGATGTGATGGGAATTAGTCGTTCCTCCCAATCTACTGCAGTCCAGATTAACCGAACAAGACCTTCCCGTGGGAAAAACAACCAAAGGTGTATTTGTCTCTTTCTTTAGCACAGGGCTAGAGTAGCATATGCTAATAAGCACATATAAAGGCTACAAATGGAGGCTACGAGACTCATGCTTGCTATTGATATCCAGTTTCCTATTGGCATTGCTTTTGCGATTAATTTGCTTGCAACCTAGGTAAATGAACAAATCACGTTAGAAGGACCTTTGGCTATTTGTGAAAAATCTGAAAGAAAGCATTTTGTTGGGACAATAGGACTTTCAGGACCTACTAGCCAGGGAAACATTTTCGATAGAAATCACTGATGATAAAGCTAGTTTTTCAGCTTAACTACTGACACTGGTAAAAAAACATATATAAACCATGTTTCGATAATTTTTGTTTGCCCGTGACCTCCAAAATGCTATTCTTTTACTCAGGGGCTGAAGCTTGGAACATCATGAATAATGTTTCTTTAACTAACATTACGCATGTGTTAGTAGCCGGGTTTTTTTTTTACAACAGGTTGATTTGACACTAGCTCCGATCGTCACGTGCGTCCTGGCTGCATGCTTCTAACGTCGTAAGTACAATGTTGACCAGTCACCCGTGTGGACGGAGCCTTGATGAACAACTCCCCATTTGATTTTCATTTTGTTGAAAAGAAAACCCCCTGATCGAACTGCAGCTAGCACACGGAAGAGCAGTTGCACGTACAAGTGCGGACGCAGGCTATGCTTGCAAGGAAAGCATGGGGAGAACTTTCTCCCTCGGCAGCTGTGCGCTAGCTGCAAGGTAAACAGTGCACGTCTCTCCCTCGCAGGCGCTCCCTCTGCGAGACGGGGAACTAACCCTCTCAAATCATGAGCCGTATGTGCCGTAGCCTAGCTAGGCTACACACTCGCTCACACACAGGTGATGCTCGTACCTAACCTAGCGGCTTTTGGAGGACGGCGAGGTGCTAGTAGCTCTTTACGATCGAGTCGTTCAGCCGGTCGCTGAGCCTGACGACGACCGGGCGAGCGAGATCAGGACCGAGCTAGCTAGTCGAGGCTCCGGCCTAGCCCCCCTTTCGTTCGTCGTCCTTGCAGTGAGCCGGTTGCTCACTCCTCCCGCCTCCCAGCCCTGCCCTCCACACGTACTACTGTTCAACCCCGACCAGGGAGTGGTTGTGCTTGTGCAGCTCCGATCCGATCCCGCGCATAAATAATATTTGACCACATGCGCGGCGACGCCGTGGATAAGGAGCACTGGAGCAGTGTGCGTGCGTGCCCGATCCCCAACCGCTTTCGCAGGGGTACGGACGCAGGCAGTGCCCGGGCGGACGGCCAGAGTGTTGGTGCACGACTTGGGCTCCTCGCTCTCCGAACAGGAGAATCCTGCGCGCCCAGCCGTAGCTCCGGCTTGGCGTTACGTGCTTTATGGGAGGGAGTAGACTGTAGAGGCGCGCGAACCGTGCCCCGGGcgccccgggggggggggggggggggggggcggcggtgTTCCAAAAGGTGTGGCCGGCCCGTCTCGTCTACCTTTTTCGCCCGCCATGGATCGCGTCGCgggaagggaaggaaagggAAGGAAAGCGTGCGGCACTGTTCAGACGATCtctgtgcggccgggctggtgGCCTGGCGTGGTGTGCGTGCACCCAACTCGATGATCGAGCTAGGGGAAAGCGACGTGTCAGCTCCAGCGAGTAAGCTCTGGTTACGTCgagggagggagagaagagGCCGCAAGGAACCATCCTCCTCTTCGTCCATCCGATCCGACATATCCGTCCGTCCGAGAACGTAACACGACGTCGCGGTCAAACGTTCGTTTACATGGCGGGTCGTCGATCCATCTGAATTCGCAATGCTTCAATCCACGTGCTCGATCTCTCGGCTTTTGTACTTCTTAATTGCAGCGTGAGCGCTTGGCATGTGCAACGTAAGCTTACATAGACAACCATCAATTTGGGAAGAATGGAAATGTAGCTAGGCGTCAAGGCGTGTGTTTGTAAGAAAGGTCCGTCCATACAGCGCAGCCGTGCATGCTGCGGTTGACGTCAATTGGGTTTTTGGAGCTGCTAGGCGGGTCGCGTGGTCGCTTCTGCGTTGTGCCTCCCGGGCCCCGGAAGCCGACAAAGCGCTtcgcggccacgcgcgcgcgctgcGATGGTAACTTGTGCATCTGAAACACTGCGAGCTCCCGCACAGTTCCAGTTCCAGTTCCCGGCCGGCCGCCATCGGCATCGCCCAGCAGAAAAGGTGGTGGTAGCAGCGGAACGGGACTCATCACAGGCAGCAGGTAGTTTCCGTCACGAGAACCCACGGATCGATCGGCTCCGTCTCCAGCGGCCGGCCGGGCGTGGCAgttcgtgcgcgcgcgcgcgtcccTGTCGACGAAAGGCGGCCACTTCGGCTGCTGTTATCCTAATCGCGAGACGGCGACGGGTTAGCTGCTGACTGGCGATTAAGCTGCGGCTCGCTTCGCCGAGCGAGCCATCACCAACTCCCGTCTCCCTTTCCATTATCCTAACCCACTCCGCCATCCTTCCCGGCTACCACAGGGAGTGATGACACGGCCGGGCCTCGCTGCTTTCCGCACTAAATTTTTTATCGTCCTCCTCCCCCTCAGCTcgagccggccggccgctcgcctATAAAATCCCGGGGCCGGACTCCGAGCTCACAGACTCGGACGAcacagctagctagctgctcgCACTGGGCAACCCACCCCAGCGCAGCCGACGCCTATAGAAATTTCCACGCTACTGCTACGAGGGAGCGAGCACAAAAGCCCTCTAGCTGGCTAGCAAAGCAACCATTTTGAAAGGCGGCCGATCGGAGTGAGCATTAGTCGATCTACGCACGGGGAACAGCGCTGGTGCAGCTCGATCTCCTTGCTGTACGTTTCTGCTGTTCTAGAGTGTGATCTGCTTGTTGGGGTAGCTGGAGCCTGGAGGATGGGCTGCGAGGAGGACGAGAGGCTGCTGTTCCCGTCCTTCGCCTTCCCGGCGGAGAGCTTCGCGGAGGCCGCCACCCCCGGCTCCGGTCAGTCGCAGCTCGTTCGTCCCTCCTGTGTAGCAACTAGTAGCGAGCGGTTCATCGATCTGCCTGAACCAGAGCGCGGATTAATTAAAGATTACTGGGAGCTCACGCGCAGCAGCACTAATATAATGTGCATGTGATGTGGCAGGCGGCGAGCAGAAgaaggcgcggcagcggcggaggcggaagccgcggccggcgggggatggcgacggcggcgacgagcaGTCCAAGAAGCGGCGGCTCAGCGACGAGCAGGCGCGGTTCCTGGAGCTCAGCTTCCGGAAGGAGCGGAAGCTGGAGACGCCCCGCAAGGtgcagctcgccgccgagctcgggCTCGACGCCAAGCAGGTGGCCGTCTGGTTCCAGAACCGCCGCGCCCGCCACAAGAGCAAGCTCATGGAGGAGGAGTTCTCCAAGCTCCGCGCCTCGCACGACGCCGTCGTCATCCAGAACTGCCACCTCGAGACCGAGGTAATTAACCGGGCCGCACACGGCGCCCGCCACCCGTACCTACAGGCCTGGCTGCCTGCTGACGACTCGATCGATGCGATGGCGAATGATTTCTCTTAAAATCTTGCCTGCTGCTATGCTAACTTCATGCATGCGCGTCGTCGTGCAGCTGCTGAGGATGAAGGAGAGgctggcggaggcggaggaggagaagcgGAAGCtcatcgcggccgccgccgcgggcgccggCAGCAGCAGCCCGAGCTCGTCGTCGTTCTCGACGGTGACGCACCACCCGGCGGCGCTGGTGGGGCAGTTCGgggtggaggcggaggaggccgcCGACCTCGCCTACATGAGCGAGTACGCGTACAACAGCTATATGAACATGATGGACCTCGCGCCCGGCTACTTCGGTGGCGTCTACGACCACTTCAACTGAGCGACCAGGAGAGCAGGAAGGATTAACTGGCTATCATCTAGCTATTTTCGTGTTGATGAATCGATCGATTTGCAGGGcacgtagcagcagcagcagcagcagcagtagcaaTCAAGTCAGCAGTAGTGGTATAACTAGTAGTGCGTTCTATCAGCCATCAATGTCCTGACGAGAATTAAGTCTATTCAGTAACTGGTTAAGCCATGTAGATTAGTAACTGGTAATCTATGTGAatatgtgtggattatcgtgCAAGTGCTTTATCATGGACTGGTGATCTCTGGGATGTAATATTGGGAGGTAATCGGAATCAGAAACTCAGAATGTTGCTTTGTACATATGCTTGTTTGGTCTCTTCTGCAGTTCTgctacctctctctctctctctctctctctctctctctctctctctctctgtgtgtgtgtgtgtgtgtgtgtgtgtgtgtgtgtgatgaACTCTGAGATGTTGAGTTGGCCGTGGCCCAATTCTCTGGGCTTCATTTTGAGTTTTGGGCTGTTCCAAAATGTCCCTGTCTGCATGCAGAAAACCGTTTGATCTTACTTGGACATCCCCGATCAATTCTCTACTACTAGTATTGCTCTCAAGCAAAATGGTAAATTCCTTTCCTAAAAAATGGCAAATTCCATAAAAAATGGAAAACAAAATACCCTACAACCGCTGACGTTGAGATACAGTAACAAAAGGTTTCACGCTTAATACAACTCTCTGATAGAGGCGTTGTAACTGACTGCACTTAAACAAGTGAGGTGTCGCCTGGAAGAACTCAAAACCAGGCGAGCATTATCCGCTGCTAATGATTGCATCAAGGCCATGATTCTCTTGAAAAGCCTTCTCTCCGGAGATAAGCCTGATGCAAAGATGAG from Panicum hallii strain FIL2 chromosome 9, PHallii_v3.1, whole genome shotgun sequence includes:
- the LOC112873757 gene encoding homeobox-leucine zipper protein HOX12-like, with amino-acid sequence MGCEEDERLLFPSFAFPAESFAEAATPGSGGEQKKARQRRRRKPRPAGDGDGGDEQSKKRRLSDEQARFLELSFRKERKLETPRKVQLAAELGLDAKQVAVWFQNRRARHKSKLMEEEFSKLRASHDAVVIQNCHLETELLRMKERLAEAEEEKRKLIAAAAAGAGSSSPSSSSFSTVTHHPAALVGQFGVEAEEAADLAYMSEYAYNSYMNMMDLAPGYFGGVYDHFN